The following are encoded in a window of Cervus canadensis isolate Bull #8, Minnesota chromosome 11, ASM1932006v1, whole genome shotgun sequence genomic DNA:
- the LOC122450371 gene encoding putative olfactory receptor 5AK3, producing the protein MGQNNGTEVTEFILLGFAGQHKSWHVFFTVFLVIYMATLVGNIGMILLIKTDSSLHTPMYVFLQNLAFVDLCYATAITPKMLHNLMSTKNSISFFGCMVQLLVYGTFVTSDCYILAAMAVDRYVAICNPLRYGTVMSQRVCSQLLTGSYFMGFLNASVNVSFTFSLKFCKSNKINHFFCDEPPILALSCSDIYFSIMVLAAFVGFNLTFTILVIIFSYMFILSAILKISSAAGRKKAFSTCASHLTAVTIFYGTLSYMYLHRGTIESQEQEKMASIFYGVVIPMLNPLIYSLRNQDVREALKGVGKKCF; encoded by the coding sequence ATGGGACAAAACAATGGTACTGAAGTAACTGAATTCATTCTCCTGGGATTCGCTGGTCAACATAAGTCTTGGCATGTCTTTTTCACAGTATTTCTAGTGATCTACATGGCCACGCTAGTGGGTAACATAGGCATGATCCTCCTCATCAAGACTGACTCTTCCCTTCACACCCCCATGTACGTTTTCCTCCAAAACTTGGCTTTTGTTGATCTCTGTTATGCCACTGCTATCACTCCCAAGATGTTGCATAATTTGATGAGCACCAAAAATTCCATCTCATTCTTCGGATGTATGGTGCAATTACTAGTCTATGGTACCTTTGTAACAAGTGATTGCTACATCCTGGCAGCTATGGCAGTGGACCgttatgtggccatctgtaaccCACTTCGCTATGGAACTGTCATGTCCCAGAGAGTCTGCAGTCAACTCTTAACTGGTTCATACTTCATGGGCTTCCTGAATGCTTCTGTCAATGTAAGTTTTACTTTCTCACTGAAGTTTTGCAAATCCAATAAAATTAACCACTTTTTCTGTGATGAACCCCCAATTCTGGCCCTTTCATGCTCTGATATTTACTTCAGCATCATGGTACTGGCAGCCTTTGTGGGTTTTAACTTGACATTCACTATACTGGTCATCATCTTTTCCTACATGTTTATCTTGTCTGCCATCCTGAAGATCTCTTCTGCTGCAGGGAGGAagaaagccttctccacctgtgccTCCCACCTGACAGCTGTCACCATTTTCTATGGAACGCTCTCTTATATGTACCTGCACCGTGGTACCATAGAGTCTCAAGAGCAAGAAAAAATGGCTTCCATTTTTTATGGGGTTGTGATTCCCATGTTAAACCCTCTCATCTACAGTCTGAGAAACCAAGATGTAAGAGAAGCCCTAAAAGGGGTTGGAAAGAAGTGTTTCTAG
- the LOC122450276 gene encoding putative olfactory receptor 5AK3: MFLVIYVTSMVGNIGMILLIKTDSRVQTSMYFFLQHLAFVDICFTSAVTPKMMQNFIIESKSVSFKGCVIQLLVYTTFVTSDCYLLAVMAVNRYMAIYNPLCYPIAMSRRVCIQLIAGSYIMGSTTASVHTGFTFSLVFCKGNTISHFFCDVPPVLALSCSNTDINIMLILVFVGFKLTFTVSAIIISYMFFLAAFLRISSNAGKKKAFSACASRLTAVTIFYGKLSYMYLTVLFA, encoded by the coding sequence ATGTTTCTGGTCATCTATGTGACCTCCATGGTGGGTAATATTGGAATGATCCTACTCATCAAGACAGATTCCAGAGTCCAAACATCCATGTACTTTTTCCTACAGCATTTGGCTTTTGTTGATATCTGTTTTACCTCTGCTGTCACTCCCAAGATGATGCAAAACTTCATAATAGAAAGTAAATCAGTATCATTCAAGGGTTGTGTCATACAATTATTAGTTTACACAACGTTTGTAACCAGTGACTGTTACCTCCTTGCTGTTATGGCAGTGAACCGTTACATGGCCATCTACAACCCACTTTGCTATCCCATCGCCATGTCCCGAAGAGTCTGCATCCAGTTGATAGCTGGTTCATACATCATGGGCTCCACAACTGCATCTGTGCACACAGGTTTTACGTTTTCACTGGTCTTCTGCAAGGGTAATACCATCAGTCACTTTTTCTGCGACGTTCCTCCAGTTCTTGCCCTCTCCTGTTCCAACACTGACATCAACATCATGCTGATTCTTGTCTTTGTGGGATTTAAACTGACATTCACTGTGTCAGCCATCATCATTTCCTACATGTTTTTCCTGGCTGCCTTCCTGAGGatctcttccaatgcaggaaagaaaaaagccttcTCTGCCTGTGCCTCCCGCCTGACAGCAGTCACCATTTTCTATGGAAAGCTCTCTTACATGTACTTAACAGTCTTATTTGCATAA
- the LOC122450387 gene encoding putative olfactory receptor 5AK3: protein MEQNNGTTATEFILLGFAGQHKYWRVLFIVFLVIYLVTLVGNIGMILLIKIDSSLHTPMYFFLQNLAFVDLCYTSAITPKMLQNFVDTGQSISFIGCMVQLLVYGAFATSDCYILAAMAVDRYVAICNPLRYGTVMSQRVCSQLLTGSYFMGFLNASVNTSFTFSLNFCKSNKINHFFCDAPPILALSCSSIYLNIMLLTVFVGFNLTFTVSVVIFSYMFILISILKISSAAGRKKAFSTCASHLTAVTIFYGTLSYMYLHHRTIESQEQEKMASVFYGIMIPMLNPLIYSLRNHDVREALKGVGKKCF from the coding sequence ATGGAACAAAACAATGGAACTACAGCGACTGAATTCATTCTCCTGGGATTCGCTGGTCAACACAAGTATTGGCGTGTCCTCTTCATAGTATTTCTAGTGATCTATCTGGTCACCCTGGTGGGTAACATTGGCATGATCCTCCTCATCAAGATTGACTCTTCCcttcacacccccatgtactttttcctccaAAACTTGGCATTTGTTGATCTCTGCTACACCTCTGCTATCACTCCAAAAATGCTCCAAAACTTTGTAGACACAGGACAATCCATCTCATTCATAGGATGCATGGTGCAATTACTAGTCTATGGGGCTTTTGCAACAAGTGATTGCTACATCCTGGCAGCTATGGCAGTGGACCgttatgtggccatctgtaaccCACTTCGCTATGGAACTGTCATGTCCCAGAGAGTCTGCAGTCAACTCTTAACTGGTTCATACTTCATGGGTTTCCTAAATGCTTCTGTAAACACAAGTTTTACTTTCTCATTGAACTTTTGCAAATCCAATAAAATTAATCACTTTTTCTGTGATGCGCCCCCAATTCTGGCCCTCTCTTGCTCTAGTATTTACTTGAACATCATGCTCCTAACAGTCTTTGTGGGGTTTAACTTGACATTCACCGTGTCAGTTGTCATCTTTTCCTACATGTTTATCCTGATCTCCATCCTGAAGATCTCTTCTGCTGCAGGGAGGAAGAAAGCCTTCTCGACGTGCGCCTCCCACCTGACAGCTGTCACCATTTTCTATGGGACGCTCTCTTACATGTATCTGCACCATCGCACCATAGAATCTCAAGAGCAAGAAAAAATGGCTTCTGTGTTTTATGGCATTATGATCCCCATGTTAAACCCCCTCATCTATAGTCTGCGAAACCACGATGTGAGAGAAGCCCTGAAAGGAGTTGGAAAGAAGTGTTTCTAG